The Globicephala melas chromosome 20, mGloMel1.2, whole genome shotgun sequence genome contains a region encoding:
- the GGT6 gene encoding LOW QUALITY PROTEIN: glutathione hydrolase 6 (The sequence of the model RefSeq protein was modified relative to this genomic sequence to represent the inferred CDS: inserted 11 bases in 7 codons; substituted 1 base at 1 genomic stop codon), producing the protein MEPIAGPVIYQKLXWSEEEEGEISEQLVPHPSGPQDSSGNKAGSLPGAWAQLVAALLLVAIGFSLAVRQLCXSCASPGTLGSGAPPASGRSHRPGVYHRGSIISPTATCSHLGRELSVAGGNVVDAGLGAALCLAVVHPHATGLGTVFWGLFHSSSSGNSTALTSDPGLGLPSALPALHLLHRXFGRLPSPHLLVGPTMLAQEGFLVDAAQGTKGLCPLLCHTDGTPLGPXATNPKLAAVLHRAALAPTPDLARDALLSLXGLEGPSARPMPTLEPALQLPVPQGILFTTPSPSAGLELLEAALQSGGXQPCPAPLQAAVSPGSSVLATVDSSGSVLLTSSLNSSFSSGRLSPSAGVLLSKLVAKSANSAWACPLILLDSSDDTXADVLGLMPSGTPAAARVMTHSLLSHLAGPQTQAXQGPTESPGACGQGTLLQVSAHAEHAHVSSVPSGCCSFQGF; encoded by the exons ATGGAACCCATAGCAGGGCCTGTGATCTACCAGAAGCT CTGGTCTGAGGAGGAAGAGGGTGAGATATCAGAGCAGCTCGTTCCACATCCCTCGGGGCCCCAGGACTCCTCTGG GAACAAGGCTGGCAGTCTGCCCGGGGCCTGGGCCCAGCTGGTGGCTGCCCTGCTGCTGGTGGCCATTGGCTTCTCCCTGGCCGTGAGGCAACTCT AGAGCTGTGCCTCTCCAGGAACCTTGGGCTCTGGGGCCCCTCCAGCCAGTGGGCGCTCCCACAGGCCTGGCGTGTACCACCGCGGCAGCATCATCAGCCCTACAG CCACGTGCTCCCACCTGGGTCGAGAGCTGTCTGTTGCTGGGGGCAACGTCGTGGATGCTGGACTCGGAGCAGCTCTGTGTCTGGCGGTGGTGCATCCTCATGCCACAGGGCTAG GCACCGTGTTCTGGGGCCTCTTCCATAGTAGCTCCTCAGGCAACTCAACCGCCCTGACGTCAGACCCCGGCCTGGGGCTGCCCTCGGCTCTGCCTGCCCTGCATTTGCTACACAG CTTTGGCCGCCTGCCCTCGCCACACCTGCTGGTAGGCCCCACCATGCTGGCTCAAGAGGGCTTTCTGGTAGACGCAGCCCAGGGCACAAAGGGCCTCTGTCCCCTACTTTGCCACACTGATGGGACTCCCCTGGGCC GAGCCACCAACCCCAAACTGGCAGCTGTGCTCCACCGGGCTGCACTtgctcccaccccagaccttGCCAGGGACGCTCTACTGAGTCT CGGGCTGGAGGGCCCCTCAGCTAGGCCCATGCCCACCTTGGAGCCAGCACTGCAGCTACCTGTGCCCCAGGGCATCCTGttcaccacccccagcccctcagctGGCCTGGAACTACTGGAGGCAGCTCTACAGTCCGGGG CGCAGCCCTGCCCAGCACCCCTACAAGCTGCCGTCAGCCCCGGGAGCAGTGTCCTGGCCACCGTGGACAGCAGCGGCTCTGTGCTCCTTACCTCCTCGCTCAACAGTTCCTTCAGCTCTGGACGCCTGTCCCCAAGTGCCGGGGTTCTACTCAGCAAGCTGGTGGCCAAGTCTGCAAACAGTGCCTGGGCCTGTCCCCTCATCCTTCTTGACAGCTCAGATGACAC GGCCGACGTGTTGGGGCTCATGCCTTCAGGGACCCCTGCAGCTGCCAGAGTCATGACTCACTCACTGCTCAGCCACTTGGCTGGGCCCCAAACCCAGGCCTAGCAAGGACCAACAGAGAGCCCCGGAGCTTGTGGCCAAGGGACCCTGCTTCAGGTGTCAGCCCACGCAGAGCATGCCCATGTCTCCAGTGTCCCCAGTGGCTGCTGCTCCTTTCAGGGGTTTTAA